tgtggtatatggcatctattatgtttgatttaaaaaagtagtgattaaatgaagtaaaacgtGCACAGTACACTTGTAGGAGACagcagtggacaaacacagctcattaccaTTAAAGCTCCAGACACATAaaccagtagggcttactaaaagcgcCTTTAAAcaacatcaaggctagattttggacaacacttCCAGTACACCATTATGGGACCTCGGAAGAATTTGGCAAGCTTGAATAAACATCAAAaccacaaagtcaggaaagtTGCAGTACTGTTCTGGTGTATTATGAAACGATGGCACACTTAATGCTGTAGAGCAGAGTGTGTGAGGGCCAGCGGGGGACAGGGCCCTTAACGCGCCCTTAAAGTATCAGAAAGAAGTGTGTCAAAATGCAAGCATGCGCCAACCCGTGTGACGTTGTACCACCGCGATAACGCCGCAAAGAACAGGTGGACTTTgattgcacacaaacacacacagacatacacgTACAGTCCATTGTAGTCCCCCGCTAATGGCGGTCTATTTTGGAACTTGCCACACAAAGCATTCGAGCGCCTGTAACCTTTTCACCCTTTGTTCTTGACACCCTTCCAGTACGCAGGGCTGTATATGCAATGTGTGTTGTCAAAGCAAAGACAGTTATTTGCACAGTGCAACTAACAACCCAAACGTCTGTCAAGAAACGTGCAATAAAACCTTAAAGTCAAACCAGATCTTCTGGGAGTTTTTTCACCCCCAAAAGGAAAGGAATGTTCACCCTGCTACACCCTCCCTTGCTGACTGTCAGCATGCTTACTCAAAATCCTGTGCTGCCGAATTTGCTCCAGATCGACCAAACAACAAAACTACTTAAATTATGTAGAAAAAGTTATCATTTAAGAATGAAAACAAGCTAAAACATAGCAAAAAGGACTGTACTGGAGAGGAAACAGGCTGGCCCTGGGGGAAAAGTCAACAAGTCAGAAATAACCAGAGATAAGCCTCCTATCCGGTGCAGTCAATGTTGTCAATTGGGACAGAAGGGAGTGGTAAAAAGTTGCAAAGTTGAGATATCAGCAGTTTGTAAAGGACAGAATGGGGTTACTTGAGGGCAAAGGTTAAAGAACTGCCCGATGGACATTGTCTTTGGACTTGAAAAGGTGATAAAACTTAACTGTCACCTTGTGTTGCTTGTATTCGGGCCAACATGCAGATGATGTAGCGATATATTTACACAACAGTTTCCAGTACTAAATGGTGACATCCATTGCAGGCAATAAATACGATATATTATTGCACACCGTTTATGTGTGAAGTTGGTGTTCAGTACATCGATATTCTGGAACGCAAAATGGCTTAATCGAaagtaaacagaaaaaaatatggttgactactagggatgctccgatcagggttttatgttgccgattccgataccgatcatccatgagtgagatcagcaGATACCGTTACCGATACACACATACCGGAACCGGACacactgtgtttatgttcaATAAAACAACCACACAGAAATAGTATTGTGAGgacaagacatacagtaattcGTATAATAACAAGAGAGTCAAGTTGTTCAGTGACTCAgtatgtaccccatgaacgtgatatccacttccctgtgggacaaaaacgtgctccgaactaaccgcattgcttgtttgttttgaaaacaaaatgtctctggtaaaaagtcacatttggagtctgttgaccagaagctaggcggataacgcTACCTACTTGGCTAGCTTCTGCCAAtgcaaagtacagccagtgacagtaggcaaagcgtgtaaacaaagatgcatgAATAGTCGAACAGAGATGGGTTTGggaagggagtgatcaaacacactggcatcgattggcatcGCCTGTGGCTAAGCTCAACACGAGACTCGTCATTTTGTTGACAACTCTaggtgacacagcagacatgtaagATTTGCCGGTTTTTGTGATCGACTTTGAACGGCGTCTATCAGCATAcgccgatcacgtgttttttttttcctcggaAATCGGCTGATATTGATCTGTGGgcaatcgatcggagcatccctcttGACTACCTCGTAAGTACGTTGTCAAGCATTGTGAAGTGTATTCTGTAGTCCTCtaataaaatatgatttattatcATACCATTAATTGACTTACCTTAACTTTCTGAAATAGTATCACAGTTCATCAATACatcacacagtggaaccttgcttaGCATCATgagtccgactctaaccaaaacattttttcccataagaaataatgtaaatccaattaatctgttccagaaagccacaaaGTACACAGTAAccttaaaacttttaaaagtcaTCTTATTTCTTCAAGGTGCATATCTCTATGTAAAAAAAGAGAGGGATATGCTGAGTATGTCATTTAAGTAaccgtaaatgttcatttatccctttcatttataaTTCATATGgctttagaattgttttacgcTTGTAAGACTATAAAAATATGTGTTGTGTTAATGTTGTAGCGTAATTGTGTTACTTAGCATAGAACCACAGTCAGCCGCAGCAGAGCTGACTTCCGATTCCTGTTTCCACGTATTCCATTAAGAACACATGTGGACGCGGGCAGTGTATTACAACCTTGTTGACTTTCATCCATCCATAGGCGTTCCTATGCGTTTTTCCTTGACATTGGTTGTAAATGTTCCAGTTTTCTGGAATGTAGTGTACAGTACATGGTACAGCAATATGGAGCTTTAGTTGGTGGAGCTTTAGCTCCTTAGTCAAAGTTTACcaccagctctcctggagtctTTAATCTTTTGTTAATCCTCCGATTAACCTGAGGTCTAACCCCAGGGACCAGCCAGGTGAATCAGCGTTCAGAGTAAATGCATAAGGAACTTCAATTATAAGATGATACAACAAACAGTAGTAGTCTTCCTCTGCCTACAGTAGAACACAGAGCAGAGCACATTAAGGTGTTTACATTGTCTTTTGCACTTGTAGttacatattttattacatAATGTATTTAAAAGTCTGGTGACGGGATGGACCCCGGTCAACTAATACAATGGAAAATACAATAATGGTTATACTTTTGTTTATTGTCACAACTGAAAGATGCGACTGCACCTGTTTGTCAAGTTTAAAAGAACAGTCAGAcaagattttgtgtgtgtgtgttataaaaCACATGATTCTCTCGtctagactagactagactatgTACTATCCAGGCTAGGTGAGCTATCGCTGCGTTCGGGAAAACTGGGAAGTTAAAGCATAAGCGGTCCGACTTTGAAGTATTCCAATTGaaagcaaatttaaaaaaaaacatggctctTGAACTACCGTCTTGACCCGAATctaagaaaaaggctaaaatgtagagatttatacatgtcaaatgacttctccccaagcctgtccgagcttttcttcctgtcactcacacaccagcgaatataataacaatcaatgaagcagagtcgtCAAACAACTGTCCAGCATCTAAGAAAAATAatgggctttaaaaaaaaaaaaaaagcactctacctgttatttcactgatattaaCAATGTATTGCTTTCAAAGATTCGTTTTGTCTGAGTTGTTAAAAAACGGGCTTTGAAAAAGAGGTGGCCTTTTACTGCATTTGGGTCAGTACAGTAATACCTTGCTGACAGTGAccagtgggatacattgtggtcatttACAGCCAAGCGCCGTAGTTTTCATTGCTAAGGCAGACTTTCATACAGCTGGATGTTgtccctaatgaagtgtccaatgAGTATCAAGCCTCCAGGCATAAAATCACATGTTATGCAGCAGTTTAATTGAAGACAGGGATGCCAGTGTTCTTTGTCAACTGCAGAAACAAGAGGCAACATTGAGTAGTGTTCCACTGGAAGTAATCCCACCTGCACTTTGACCCTAAACCACTCATCCACACTTCCCATGTGTTGATTAGCTTCAGTCAAGTTTAACATTTGACTTGATCTTACAGGGGCTCTTCAGGTGTCCCGGGTCAGCCCGCTAGCCTGCTGGTTCAGCTCCATGCTCTACTGCTTCGGCGGCGCCGTGCTCTCCGGGATTATGCTGGCGGAACCGCCCGTGGCACCCTTATCCAACGGCACCACGGTCCTCCTCGCTTCACTCATCTGGTAATCAGAGAAAAGTAGTAGTTACACAACAGCGTCTTTCTCTCTGCGGAACAGTGACAGTGTTGTCTAAtttaaagtgtatttaaaattgCCTGTGAAGGAACCATGAAATGCAGTCAAGCTGATGCAGTTGTGACGCGCTTTAAAGTGTGTCTCCCTCTGCTGGTGTCTTATGACATTGCACCCACAATAATTATTATTCAACAAAGCCACATTGAATCACGttacaatatatttatatatatatatatatatattttgaaaatatttatttgaagaaaaaaacattttaaagaaaaaaaaggaaaccccCACTTTTAAGAGATCATTACAATTACATTcatgctgccctctgctggtcaagagAGGTATTGCATCATTGACTTAACAGACATTTCCTGTGGTGGCCTGACAGGTACTTGGTGTTCTACTGCCCCTTGGACCTTGTGTATGGCTGTGCGGCCCTGCTACCTCTCCGCTTGGTTCTGTCGGGAATGAAGGAAGTGACGCGCACATGGAAAGTGCTGGGGGGTGTCACTCAGGCCCACAGCAAGTACAAGGACGGCCTGCTGGTCATGATTGCCATCGGGTGGGCCAGAGGTCAGTGCACCTTACATCCCTTCTAAGTAGAAAACGGTGTGTATTATGACTGATCCATATATGATATAGTGCTACTTCTAACTGTGTCTCACTTTCGTGTCCACCAGGAGCTGGGGGCGGTCTTATCAGTAACTTTGAGCAGCTTGTTCGAGGAGTGTGGAGGCCAGAAACCAATGAGCTCCTTAAAATGTCCTAGTGAGTCTCGGTACTGTCATGTGGAATTTCAGgaagtaataataatgatacattttGAAACAATGAGGTATAGTTATCAAATCAAAATGATCTGTACAGTCTGTGGGGGCCCTTAGGTGGTCAGGGAGGGGACTCCACTGTCTTGGAGCCGCAGACGAGAAGGCCCGGTCGCCCATGGTGCGGAGCTTGGTTCTGGGGACTTGATGGGTGTGTTTGGTTGTAGACCGGAGGGTGCGTAAGGAAGTCTGGGGGGGTGAGGGGTTCCTTAAGGTATCGGGGGGCAAGTTTGCATTTCGCCTCCTTAAAAACTCATCAGTGTTTGTGTGGCGGGTGATTGTAGGGTGGACATTGCACTCAATTTCTTGGATGGACTTTCGGGAGGATTAATGATCAATTAGCCAATTTATTGTTTCTTTATTaacatttgtactttttatttacgttttaaata
This Dunckerocampus dactyliophorus isolate RoL2022-P2 chromosome 17, RoL_Ddac_1.1, whole genome shotgun sequence DNA region includes the following protein-coding sequences:
- the tmem38b gene encoding trimeric intracellular cation channel type B isoform X2, which produces MLYCFGGAVLSGIMLAEPPVAPLSNGTTVLLASLIWYLVFYCPLDLVYGCAALLPLRLVLSGMKEVTRTWKVLGGVTQAHSKYKDGLLVMIAIGWARGAGGGLISNFEQLVRGVWRPETNELLKMSYPTKVTLIGAVLFALQQTHYLPLHKHHLMLIYTTFIVVNKTRMMLTGSAASPFATIESAIYKTLFTGFSPYATLAVEVRKASASNGAGSALTKEACENRPANSTSGSLKTKNERQAGESCKKTD